In Anaerobacillus isosaccharinicus, one genomic interval encodes:
- a CDS encoding DNA translocase FtsK gives MLKKLKIAYNKVHSFLFGQENEHIHTRQERKQYYGRIHMESEAQARMIHQYPKEGKFRFPLIADENEKLTKYEKEPNQQVDQHISKRKNTTKQPIRQAVTNQPIIKKNVQQKEKLNLETAPKVAISERKKFQGVNFKARKIPSPIYAFGKPPEINQLSNLDSSDEVIEMNMVEQDHSQISIVDNSRNFKPEAVIEEETYIDKEEPGIVVVEELEEKTKTETETENDVTKTMVEAIEEDAEDGIDVFDTVEPIDEENELETDVVETVVEEVDEAHFINGVHIAENLVVSEELDFAYEGNEEIEERVGQTFNLHEEVAATTRQEEVVVFENDHKINEKAKQLEQFTPPLNTIKNEAKTVEEETSRKTVVPFNVLMLHKDRLAQKKNEVNTPQKKAYQFPTLQLLNIPPRQPDNSNQWLEAKREILELTLANFNVQAKVVGVTKGPSVTRFEIQPEPGVKVSKITGLTDDIKLSLAARDIRIEAPIPGKNAIGIEVPNDVSDPVVIREILRSGEFQNNPSKLTVAMGLDIEGKPIITDIQKMPHGLIAGATGSGKSVCINSILISIMFKATPDEVKLMLVDPKMVELAPYNDIPHLVTPVITDAKQATIALKWAVEEMERRYELFVQNGVRDIKRYNDVMKKDDDPIPAMPYIVIVIDELADLMMVSPQDVEEAICRIAQKARACGIHLLLATQRPSVDVITGLIKANIPTRIAFSVSSQADSRTIIDSGGAERLLGKGDMLLFENGASKPVRVQGNFVSDEEIDRVIALVKEQRKPNYLFDKETLVKTYEAASDQEDDLFEEACYYVLEQGGASSSSLQRRFRIGFNRAARLIDMMEARGIISEAMGSKPRNVLISEEELSDRM, from the coding sequence ATGTTGAAAAAATTAAAGATAGCTTACAACAAAGTCCATTCGTTTCTATTTGGTCAAGAAAACGAGCATATACATACACGTCAGGAAAGAAAACAGTACTACGGTCGAATTCATATGGAATCCGAGGCACAAGCACGGATGATTCATCAATACCCCAAAGAAGGAAAATTTCGCTTTCCTCTAATAGCTGATGAAAATGAAAAGTTAACAAAATATGAAAAAGAACCAAACCAACAAGTTGATCAACATATATCTAAAAGGAAAAATACAACAAAACAACCTATAAGACAAGCTGTTACCAATCAGCCTATTATCAAAAAAAATGTTCAGCAAAAAGAAAAACTCAACCTTGAGACGGCTCCAAAGGTTGCTATTTCAGAGCGGAAAAAATTCCAAGGCGTGAATTTTAAAGCAAGGAAAATTCCTTCGCCGATTTATGCTTTCGGAAAACCACCTGAAATAAATCAACTTTCTAATTTAGATAGTAGTGACGAAGTTATTGAGATGAACATGGTAGAACAAGATCATTCACAAATTTCCATAGTTGATAATAGTAGAAATTTCAAACCTGAAGCTGTAATTGAAGAAGAGACTTACATTGATAAAGAAGAACCTGGGATAGTAGTAGTTGAAGAACTTGAAGAAAAAACTAAAACTGAAACTGAAACTGAAAACGATGTAACTAAGACAATGGTGGAAGCGATTGAAGAAGATGCAGAAGACGGCATCGATGTATTTGATACAGTTGAACCAATTGATGAAGAAAACGAATTGGAAACTGATGTAGTTGAAACAGTAGTAGAGGAAGTTGATGAAGCCCATTTCATTAATGGTGTTCACATTGCAGAAAATCTAGTTGTTAGTGAAGAATTAGATTTTGCTTACGAAGGAAATGAAGAAATTGAAGAGCGGGTTGGGCAAACGTTTAATTTACACGAGGAAGTGGCTGCAACTACCCGTCAAGAAGAGGTTGTTGTATTTGAAAATGATCATAAGATTAATGAAAAAGCAAAACAGCTTGAACAATTTACTCCTCCACTGAATACAATAAAAAATGAAGCAAAAACAGTAGAGGAGGAAACTTCTAGAAAAACGGTTGTTCCGTTTAATGTTTTAATGCTTCATAAAGATCGTCTTGCTCAAAAGAAAAACGAAGTAAACACGCCGCAAAAAAAAGCTTACCAATTTCCGACATTACAGTTATTAAATATTCCACCAAGGCAGCCAGACAATAGCAATCAATGGCTAGAAGCAAAGCGAGAGATTTTAGAGCTAACCTTAGCGAATTTTAATGTTCAAGCGAAAGTTGTAGGGGTTACGAAAGGTCCTTCAGTGACTCGTTTTGAAATACAGCCGGAACCAGGTGTAAAGGTAAGTAAAATAACGGGGTTAACTGACGATATTAAATTAAGTCTTGCAGCAAGAGATATTAGAATCGAGGCACCTATACCTGGGAAAAATGCCATTGGTATTGAAGTACCTAATGATGTCAGTGACCCAGTAGTGATAAGAGAAATCTTACGTAGTGGTGAGTTTCAAAACAACCCTTCTAAACTTACCGTTGCAATGGGATTAGATATTGAAGGAAAACCAATTATTACTGATATACAAAAAATGCCCCACGGGTTAATTGCTGGCGCTACAGGATCTGGAAAAAGTGTATGCATAAATTCCATTTTAATTAGTATTATGTTTAAGGCGACACCTGATGAAGTAAAATTAATGCTTGTAGATCCAAAAATGGTAGAACTTGCTCCATACAATGATATTCCCCACCTTGTGACTCCAGTAATTACAGATGCAAAACAAGCAACCATTGCCTTAAAATGGGCAGTTGAAGAAATGGAACGGCGTTACGAGCTATTCGTTCAAAATGGAGTAAGAGACATTAAGCGTTATAATGATGTGATGAAAAAAGATGATGATCCAATTCCGGCAATGCCGTATATTGTCATTGTTATTGATGAGCTTGCCGATTTAATGATGGTGTCCCCACAGGATGTAGAAGAGGCTATATGTCGTATTGCCCAAAAAGCAAGAGCATGTGGCATTCATCTACTCTTAGCTACACAAAGACCATCAGTTGATGTAATTACAGGGTTAATAAAGGCAAATATCCCAACGCGAATTGCATTTTCTGTATCTTCTCAGGCAGATTCAAGGACAATTATTGATTCAGGTGGTGCTGAAAGATTGCTAGGCAAAGGTGATATGCTCTTGTTTGAGAATGGAGCATCGAAGCCAGTTCGAGTACAAGGAAACTTTGTTTCAGATGAAGAAATAGATCGAGTCATCGCTCTAGTCAAAGAACAACGTAAACCAAATTATTTATTTGATAAGGAAACACTCGTTAAAACGTATGAAGCAGCAAGTGATCAAGAGGATGATTTATTTGAAGAAGCTTGTTATTATGTGTTAGAACAAGGTGGAGCATCCTCATCAAGCTTACAACGTAGATTTCGAATTGGATTTAATCGAGCAGCACGCCTCATTGATATGATGGAAGCAAGGGGGATCATCTCTGAAGCGATGGGCTCGAAACCTCGAAATGTCCTTATTTCAGAAGAAGAGCTTTCTGATAGAATGTAA
- a CDS encoding nicotinate phosphoribosyltransferase: protein MKEIKLKVEGKIKRLTNKTFKFDERVSEGWFSAVYFLKTGEIVERFKKNNVVTTQFFQKTDAVLCGTDEVIALIKTFAKNVDELEIHSLKDGDKIQPFETVLTITGPYQNFGYLEGIIDGILARRTSVATNVYNVVKAASLSGVKKPVIFMGDRDDHFTQQAGDGYAAYIGGSIAQATHAMNEWWGKKGMGTMPHALIQLFEGDVVAATKAYKETFPEDDLMALVDYNNDVITDALKVAREFGSELKGVRIDTSKTMVDQYFFRNPDVLGCFDPRGANPELIFALRKALNDEGFHHVKIIGSGGFDAKRIEEYEKRNVPVDIYGVGSSLLKINIGFTGDNVLLNGKHQAKTGRKYRPNPRLEKID from the coding sequence ATGAAAGAAATTAAATTAAAGGTAGAAGGTAAAATAAAGAGATTAACAAATAAAACATTTAAGTTCGATGAACGCGTAAGTGAAGGCTGGTTTTCAGCAGTATATTTCTTGAAAACAGGAGAGATTGTTGAACGGTTTAAAAAAAATAATGTAGTAACTACGCAATTTTTTCAGAAAACAGACGCTGTTCTTTGTGGCACAGATGAAGTTATTGCCTTAATTAAAACATTTGCTAAAAATGTGGACGAGCTTGAAATCCATTCATTAAAAGACGGTGATAAAATTCAGCCGTTTGAAACGGTCTTAACAATAACTGGACCTTACCAAAACTTTGGCTATTTAGAGGGAATCATCGATGGTATTTTGGCTAGACGGACCTCTGTAGCGACGAATGTCTATAACGTCGTTAAAGCGGCTAGTTTATCAGGGGTCAAAAAGCCAGTTATCTTTATGGGCGACCGTGATGATCATTTCACTCAGCAGGCTGGTGACGGTTATGCTGCATACATAGGTGGTTCTATTGCTCAAGCTACCCACGCCATGAATGAGTGGTGGGGGAAAAAGGGAATGGGAACTATGCCGCATGCGTTAATTCAATTGTTTGAAGGTGATGTAGTGGCAGCAACGAAAGCTTACAAAGAAACTTTTCCAGAAGATGACCTCATGGCCCTTGTTGACTACAATAATGATGTCATTACTGACGCCCTTAAAGTTGCCAGAGAATTTGGTAGCGAATTGAAAGGGGTTCGGATTGATACATCAAAAACGATGGTTGATCAATATTTCTTTAGAAACCCAGATGTATTAGGTTGCTTTGATCCTCGTGGGGCAAATCCTGAACTCATCTTTGCTCTTCGTAAAGCACTTAATGATGAAGGCTTTCACCATGTGAAAATCATTGGATCAGGTGGCTTTGATGCAAAACGTATCGAGGAATATGAAAAAAGAAACGTACCTGTTGATATTTATGGTGTTGGAAGTAGCCTATTAAAAATCAATATTGGTTTTACTGGTGATAATGTTCTATTAAATGGAAAGCACCAAGCAAAAACAGGCCGTAAATACCGACCAAACCCTCGCCTAGAGAAAATAGATTAA
- a CDS encoding GNAT family N-acetyltransferase — MFPILETDRFILREITETDTAGIFACFSNEEVTKYYGQETLKNKEEAKEFVTFFAQSYRDKRGIRWGIELKSTREFIGTIGFNALSLKHKRAEIGYELLPQHWRKGYATEAISKVLEYGFNDLGLTRIGAVVFVENIASSQLLLRLGFEKEGVLKQYMYQNGIAHDTYVYGLLKEQAYE, encoded by the coding sequence ATGTTTCCAATTTTAGAGACAGATAGATTCATATTAAGGGAAATAACTGAAACTGACACAGCAGGAATTTTTGCTTGTTTTTCAAATGAGGAAGTAACGAAATATTATGGCCAGGAAACATTAAAGAACAAAGAAGAAGCAAAAGAATTTGTAACTTTCTTTGCCCAGAGCTACCGCGATAAAAGGGGGATTAGGTGGGGAATTGAACTTAAAAGTACGAGGGAGTTTATTGGTACTATTGGATTTAACGCCTTATCTCTTAAACATAAACGGGCAGAAATTGGTTATGAACTTTTGCCACAGCATTGGCGAAAAGGATATGCTACTGAGGCCATATCAAAAGTACTTGAGTATGGTTTTAATGATCTAGGATTAACTCGTATTGGTGCAGTAGTGTTTGTTGAAAACATTGCATCAAGCCAATTGCTTTTAAGGTTAGGTTTTGAAAAAGAAGGGGTACTAAAACAATACATGTATCAAAATGGCATTGCCCATGATACTTATGTTTATGGATTACTAAAGGAACAAGCCTATGAATAA
- a CDS encoding mechanosensitive ion channel family protein produces the protein MELIEILISLPIWVDIGVSFFIFIFFLLLRKLFTNYVFKLMLRVAKKSPTAVLTNIFLAFEKPLRWFFVFLGLYLAILNLPYEHGFEDRIIQIYRTLIIILITSGLYNFSSASSLFFEKMGSKLHVEVDKILLPILSKTLRFIIVAIAISIIAQEWEYDINGFVAGLGLGGLALAFAAQEIIEDFFGGIVIMTEKPFTKGDWIKTKDVEGTVEEINFRSTRIRAFRQALVTVPNSKLANTAILNWTKMGKRQITFHLGVTLDTPKNKLQSCIKEIDQLLKTHPEIHQETIFVHFDGFNKNSLDIFLYFFTKTTVWGEYLAVKEDVNLKILEIMKNEGVQIAFPSRSIYIESVPKGKIEGEKSEITCVTTIPKKEHDK, from the coding sequence ATGGAACTAATTGAAATTTTAATCTCATTACCTATCTGGGTAGACATAGGCGTTTCTTTCTTTATATTTATTTTTTTCCTCCTACTTAGGAAGCTTTTTACAAACTATGTTTTTAAATTAATGTTAAGAGTAGCAAAAAAATCTCCGACGGCAGTACTGACAAATATCTTTTTGGCATTTGAAAAGCCGCTAAGATGGTTTTTTGTCTTTCTAGGTCTATACCTAGCTATTCTTAACTTACCTTATGAGCACGGCTTTGAAGATCGAATTATTCAAATCTATCGCACGTTAATTATCATTTTAATCACCTCAGGGTTATATAATTTTTCTTCAGCCTCATCATTATTTTTTGAAAAAATGGGTTCAAAGCTTCATGTTGAGGTAGACAAAATCTTACTACCAATTTTATCAAAAACATTACGCTTTATTATTGTGGCTATAGCCATAAGTATTATTGCCCAAGAGTGGGAATATGATATTAATGGTTTTGTTGCAGGCCTTGGATTAGGTGGGTTAGCTCTTGCATTTGCAGCTCAAGAAATTATAGAGGATTTCTTTGGCGGCATTGTGATCATGACTGAAAAACCATTTACGAAAGGTGATTGGATTAAGACAAAAGATGTCGAGGGCACCGTAGAAGAAATTAATTTTCGGAGTACAAGAATTCGAGCGTTTCGCCAAGCGCTAGTGACTGTACCAAACTCGAAGTTAGCCAATACCGCTATTTTAAATTGGACTAAAATGGGGAAAAGGCAAATTACCTTTCATTTGGGTGTAACTTTAGACACACCAAAGAATAAGCTTCAATCTTGTATTAAGGAAATAGATCAGCTTTTAAAAACTCATCCGGAGATCCACCAAGAAACGATTTTTGTTCATTTCGATGGATTTAACAAAAATAGCTTAGACATCTTTTTATATTTCTTTACAAAGACAACTGTCTGGGGAGAATACTTAGCAGTAAAAGAGGATGTGAACTTAAAAATTCTCGAAATCATGAAAAATGAAGGTGTTCAGATTGCTTTCCCTTCTAGGAGTATCTATATTGAGTCAGTACCAAAAGGAAAGATAGAAGGTGAGAAGTCTGAAATAACTTGTGTAACCACCATTCCAAAAAAAGAGCATGACAAATAA
- a CDS encoding IS110 family transposase, translating into MALKIVYPICCGIDVHKTFVVACIASTAKGVTSYKRHRFSTYTKGLMELSQWLCENECKDVCMESTGKYWIPVFNILEDSCNITLAHPKYVKAIRGKKTDKKDAKWIADLFKHDLVAGSFMPPLEIRQLRDLMRYRFKLTNFMSSEKNRLQNSLTVSNIQLSNIVSDTFGKSSMNIIEKLLHNPLDTSFDLEPLVHGSMKHKLPELELAIDGYITPEQAEKLKVIKQHYEDLGSRKADLEKIILSLAASYTEEINLILTVPSFKNIFSAIAVVSEIGVNMDVFLTAKHLCSWAGLTPTNNESAGKKKSVRISRAGCYIKPLLVQCATSVVKSEKHPEIRNRYLKLKRRRGHKRAIIAIARMLLTAIYNILKKKEAYNAELYIKSDVFPVTREITVEQAILLAKNHGYHVLAAP; encoded by the coding sequence ATGGCTTTAAAAATTGTTTACCCTATTTGTTGTGGTATTGATGTCCACAAAACGTTTGTAGTAGCTTGTATTGCTTCTACCGCCAAAGGCGTGACATCTTACAAACGCCATCGCTTTTCAACCTATACCAAAGGGTTAATGGAGCTGTCACAATGGCTTTGTGAAAATGAATGCAAAGATGTTTGTATGGAATCGACCGGGAAATACTGGATTCCTGTGTTTAATATACTAGAAGATTCCTGTAACATCACATTAGCACATCCAAAATACGTCAAGGCAATCCGTGGTAAAAAGACGGATAAAAAAGATGCAAAATGGATCGCTGATTTATTTAAGCATGACCTTGTAGCTGGAAGCTTTATGCCACCACTGGAGATTAGGCAACTTCGTGACCTTATGCGTTATCGCTTCAAGCTCACTAATTTTATGTCTAGTGAGAAAAATCGTCTTCAAAACAGTTTAACCGTGTCTAACATTCAACTAAGCAATATTGTTTCGGATACCTTCGGCAAAAGCTCCATGAACATTATTGAAAAGTTATTACACAATCCATTAGACACTTCGTTTGATTTAGAACCTTTAGTTCATGGCTCCATGAAACATAAACTTCCTGAATTGGAGCTCGCTATTGATGGATACATAACTCCTGAACAGGCTGAAAAATTAAAGGTCATTAAACAACATTATGAAGACCTTGGGTCGCGTAAAGCTGACCTAGAAAAAATTATTCTTTCTCTTGCCGCGTCCTACACAGAAGAAATCAATTTAATCTTAACTGTTCCGTCTTTTAAAAACATCTTTTCTGCCATTGCCGTGGTATCTGAAATAGGTGTCAATATGGACGTGTTTCTGACAGCTAAGCATCTGTGCTCCTGGGCAGGACTTACACCCACAAATAATGAGAGTGCCGGTAAGAAAAAGTCAGTAAGAATTTCGAGAGCTGGATGTTACATAAAACCACTTTTAGTGCAATGTGCTACCTCTGTAGTTAAAAGTGAAAAGCACCCAGAAATTCGAAACCGTTACTTAAAACTTAAAAGACGCCGTGGTCACAAACGAGCAATTATTGCGATTGCACGAATGCTTTTAACAGCTATCTACAATATTCTCAAAAAGAAAGAAGCATATAACGCTGAATTATATATAAAATCCGATGTTTTTCCAGTAACCCGTGAAATCACGGTAGAACAAGCGATTTTACTAGCTAAAAATCATGGTTACCATGTGCTAGCTGCACCTTGA
- a CDS encoding RNA polymerase sigma factor produces MSLNKKNEISEWYVEHSEAVFNYIFLLTHDYQKAEDLTQETFINAYKFYESFQKNSSPKTWLYRIAHNATIDYVRRRKPLLFFKNLFLAADPTPLPEEIIEMKEEINEIYTILQSLKSSYREVIILRKIKEFSTKETAEITGWSESKVKSTLSRALVAFEENLLKEGYEYEQKVEFYRVKSD; encoded by the coding sequence ATGTCATTAAATAAGAAAAATGAAATCAGTGAATGGTATGTGGAGCATAGTGAAGCTGTTTTTAACTATATTTTTTTGCTAACTCATGATTATCAAAAGGCTGAAGATTTAACACAGGAAACATTTATTAATGCATATAAGTTTTATGAATCGTTTCAAAAAAACTCAAGTCCAAAAACGTGGCTTTATCGAATTGCACATAATGCGACCATTGATTATGTACGGAGGCGTAAACCCTTGTTATTTTTTAAAAATTTATTTTTAGCTGCTGATCCAACTCCTTTGCCCGAAGAAATTATAGAAATGAAAGAGGAAATAAATGAGATTTACACGATCCTCCAAAGCTTGAAATCCTCCTACCGTGAAGTCATTATTTTACGAAAGATTAAGGAATTTTCTACTAAAGAAACAGCTGAAATCACTGGCTGGTCCGAAAGCAAAGTAAAGTCAACCTTATCACGGGCCTTGGTAGCATTTGAAGAAAATTTACTAAAGGAGGGATATGAATATGAGCAAAAAGTGGAATTTTACAGAGTTAAATCAGATTAA
- the murC gene encoding UDP-N-acetylmuramate--L-alanine ligase, protein MTVYHFIGIKGSGMSALAQVLHDMKFKVQGSDIDKTFFTQKPLEEKGIEIFPFHRGNIQEGQTLIASPAYNEEHEEISEALQKSMDVHKYPLFLGQFIQNFTSVAVTGSHGKTSTTGLLSHVLGAAKPTSFLIGDGTGKGEEDSEYFVFEACEYRRHFLNYKPDYALMTNIDFDHPDYFADVKDVFAAFQEMAMQVKKAIIACGDDEHLQSIQAQVPVVFYGLEDHNDFQGKNIQVTAEGTLFDVFVRNTFYGSFTIPGYGNHNVKNALAVIALCHYEDVPTQIIADQLKSFPGVKRRFSEKFVGEQVLIDDYAHHPTEISATIEATKQKYPLREVIAIFQPHTFTRTSTFLAEFASSLSKADQVYLCDIFASARENSGSLTIQDLQDLIPNAKLINEDTIAQLKQHHSGVLLFMGAGDIQKFQQAYEDQL, encoded by the coding sequence ATGACAGTCTACCATTTTATTGGAATTAAAGGGTCTGGTATGAGCGCTCTTGCTCAAGTGTTACATGATATGAAATTCAAAGTACAAGGTTCAGACATCGATAAAACCTTTTTTACGCAAAAACCATTAGAGGAGAAGGGAATTGAAATATTTCCATTCCACAGAGGGAATATTCAAGAGGGGCAAACTCTGATTGCTTCACCAGCTTATAATGAGGAACATGAGGAAATTTCCGAAGCTTTACAAAAATCAATGGATGTTCACAAATATCCTTTATTTTTGGGACAATTTATTCAGAATTTCACCAGTGTAGCAGTAACGGGATCTCATGGTAAAACATCGACAACTGGTCTTTTGTCTCACGTTCTTGGTGCGGCAAAGCCAACTTCGTTTCTTATTGGAGATGGTACTGGAAAAGGTGAAGAAGATAGTGAATATTTTGTATTCGAGGCTTGTGAATATCGTCGTCACTTTTTGAACTATAAGCCAGATTATGCTCTTATGACAAATATTGATTTTGATCATCCTGACTATTTCGCAGATGTAAAAGATGTATTTGCTGCTTTTCAAGAGATGGCCATGCAAGTAAAAAAAGCAATTATTGCTTGTGGTGATGATGAGCACCTGCAAAGCATTCAAGCTCAAGTCCCCGTCGTATTCTATGGGTTAGAAGATCACAATGATTTTCAAGGAAAGAATATCCAAGTAACAGCTGAAGGAACTCTTTTTGATGTATTTGTCCGAAATACGTTTTACGGCTCATTTACGATTCCAGGATACGGTAACCATAATGTAAAAAATGCCTTGGCAGTGATCGCACTATGTCATTATGAAGATGTACCGACTCAAATTATCGCAGATCAGCTAAAATCTTTTCCAGGAGTAAAACGACGCTTTAGTGAAAAGTTTGTTGGTGAGCAAGTATTGATCGATGATTATGCCCATCATCCAACTGAAATCTCAGCGACGATTGAAGCTACAAAGCAAAAGTATCCACTTAGAGAAGTTATAGCTATTTTTCAGCCTCATACTTTTACGAGAACAAGTACATTCTTAGCTGAATTTGCTAGCAGTTTAAGTAAAGCAGATCAAGTGTATTTATGCGATATCTTTGCATCTGCCAGAGAGAATAGTGGCTCGTTAACGATTCAAGATCTTCAAGACTTGATTCCAAACGCAAAGCTTATCAATGAAG